The Sphaerochaeta sp. sequence GAAGAAAAAATCAAGCGTCAGGAAGAGGAACGCAATGCAAAGTAGAGACATCATCGTCATCGGAAGCGGCGTGGCTGGCATGAGCGCGGCGGGATACGCTGCGCGCGCCGGCCGCAGTGTCATGATTTTGGAAAGTTTCGCCGCTGGCGGACAGTGCATGTACATCGCTGATGTGGAGAACTACCCGGGACTGACCGAGCCGATCTCCGGATTCGAGTTCGGTGAGCGCTTCGAGACCCAGGCGAAGAAGTTCGGCGCAGAGAACGACGTCGGCCGAAGTGAAAGCGATCCGCAAGGAAAACGACCGGTTCATCGTCCAGACCAACGACGGGGACTGGGAAGCGAAAGCGGTGATCATCGCCACCGGGGCGAAACATCGCAAGATGGACGTCCCCGGGGAAGAGGACTACCAGGGCAAAGGGGTGTCATACTGCGGCACCTGCGATGGTCCGTTGTTCCGTGGCAAACGGATTCTTGTCGTCGGAGGCGGGGACACGGCGCTGACCGATGCGCTGTACCTGTCCCAGATGACCAAGGATCTGACCATCTGCCATCGCAAGGACCGGTTCCGTGCCCAGGAAAACCTGGTCTCCCAGATCAGTTGCAAACAGATCGCCACGGTGATGGATACGACCGTCTCCAAGATTCTCGGAGATGGGAAACATGTCACCGGCGTGGAACTGACCTCCACCAAAGACGGTTCGTCCCACACGATGGATGTGGATGGAGTGTTCATTTTCGTCGGCATGATCCCCCAGACGGCATTCCTGGACAAAGCGATCCTGGATAGCCATGGATACGTGGTCACCGACCGGAACATGCAGACGTCCGTACCCGGCCTGTTCGCCGCGGGTGATGTGCGTGACACGCCATTCCGCCAGCTGGTGACCGCCGCCTCGGACGGGGCCATCGCGGCCCACGCGGCAAGCGAGTACATCGACTTCATTGACGGCCATCCCTACCGCTGAGGCGTACCGTGGACCGGTTCTTCGGATGGATTTCCCGACATAGAGTCCTGATTCTTCTGTTGGTTTTCGCCATTACAGGGGTACTGTTGTTTTTTGCATTGTCCCTTTCCCTGGACAGCAGTGTGGAGGGAATGATTCCTTCCGACCCGCAGGTGGAAGCCATCAAACGGGAAGTCTGGGGAGAAGACGACGGGCAATGGCCGGAGAACATCTACTTCCTGGCCGAGGGTCCCGGACTGTTCCGTCCCGAGACACTCACCGCAATCGATGCGGTGCGGGCCCAATTGCAGGAACTGCCCCAGATCGGTCCGGAAGTCTCCCCGTTCACCTTCGTTACCGTAACCAGAAAAGGAACACGACTTGCCACCGTCCCGCTTTCGCCCCATCAGGGGAATGAGCCGTGGACGGAAGCGGAAGCTGAGGAGTTCCGTACCCGGATCCAGGAAGACGACATGGTCCGTGGTCTGGTCACTACCCCGGATGGCAATGGACTTCTGATCTATTTCAGCGCCGCTTCATTCGGAAAAGACCGGACGGAGATTGACCAGACGATCAGCAGCATCGTCCACAGCCTGGATCCGTACTGCACGGTAAAGGTGCTGGGTTCCACGTTCTTCAGCGACCGGCTGGACCATTACCTGACCAACAA is a genomic window containing:
- a CDS encoding FAD-dependent oxidoreductase: MSASRPRRRSSAQRTTSAEVKAIRKENDRFIVQTNDGDWEAKAVIIATGAKHRKMDVPGEEDYQGKGVSYCGTCDGPLFRGKRILVVGGGDTALTDALYLSQMTKDLTICHRKDRFRAQENLVSQISCKQIATVMDTTVSKILGDGKHVTGVELTSTKDGSSHTMDVDGVFIFVGMIPQTAFLDKAILDSHGYVVTDRNMQTSVPGLFAAGDVRDTPFRQLVTAASDGAIAAHAASEYIDFIDGHPYR